A window of Elusimicrobiota bacterium contains these coding sequences:
- a CDS encoding NAD-dependent epimerase/dehydratase family protein, producing the protein MRALVTGGQGFLGLHLVRFLLGRGAAVRVLVRRPAPEVEALGVDSIVGDLRDAATVRSACRDRDVVFHVAAHVALWGPWEEFFSINVRGTENVLAGCRAEGVPRLVYTSTPSVVFDNTDQEGLDESLPYPKAFLSPYPASKALAEKAVLAAHGRDGLSTVALRPHLIWGPDDPHIVGQLLKRARQGRLFLVGSGRNRVDVTYVDNCAEAHWRAAEALTPGSPLGGRAYFLSQGEPLPIEEFMRRVAGAAGLSPRLFRIPYPLAWGAGWLMEKFGGGESGVPLLTRFLAAELAKSHFYNIAAAKKDFGYFPRVGTEEGFRRLAENLAAGGAPSARSEGTVR; encoded by the coding sequence GTGCGGGCGTTGGTGACGGGCGGTCAGGGTTTCTTGGGTCTCCACCTGGTTCGATTTCTGTTGGGACGCGGGGCCGCGGTCCGTGTCCTTGTCCGCCGTCCGGCCCCGGAGGTCGAGGCCCTGGGGGTGGATTCGATCGTTGGGGACCTGCGGGACGCGGCGACGGTTCGGTCCGCCTGCCGCGACCGGGACGTGGTGTTTCACGTGGCCGCCCACGTGGCCCTCTGGGGGCCCTGGGAGGAATTCTTTTCGATCAACGTCCGCGGAACCGAAAACGTGCTGGCGGGTTGCCGGGCCGAAGGCGTGCCCCGGCTCGTTTACACGAGCACGCCGAGCGTTGTTTTCGACAACACGGACCAAGAAGGCCTCGACGAGTCCCTCCCTTACCCCAAAGCGTTTCTCAGTCCCTACCCGGCCTCCAAGGCCCTGGCCGAAAAAGCGGTTCTGGCGGCCCACGGGCGGGACGGTCTCTCCACGGTGGCGCTCCGCCCCCATCTGATTTGGGGGCCCGACGATCCTCACATCGTCGGCCAACTGCTTAAAAGGGCCCGCCAAGGGCGGTTGTTTTTGGTGGGAAGCGGGCGAAACCGGGTGGACGTGACCTACGTGGACAACTGCGCGGAGGCCCATTGGCGGGCCGCCGAGGCCCTGACGCCGGGGTCGCCTTTGGGGGGGCGCGCCTATTTCCTCAGCCAGGGGGAACCCCTTCCCATCGAAGAGTTCATGCGTCGCGTGGCGGGAGCGGCGGGATTGTCGCCCCGGCTCTTTCGCATTCCTTATCCTCTTGCCTGGGGCGCCGGTTGGTTGATGGAAAAATTCGGCGGCGGAGAGTCGGGCGTCCCGCTCTTAACCCGTTTTCTGGCGGCCGAATTGGCCAAATCCCATTTTTACAACATCGCCGCGGCCAAGAAGGATTTTGGTTATTTTCCACGGGTCGGCACGGAGGAGGGGTTCCGACGGCTGGCGGAGAATCTGGCGGCGGGGGGCGCCCCGTCCGCTAGAAGTGAAGGGACAGTTCGCTGA